In Chthoniobacterales bacterium, the following are encoded in one genomic region:
- a CDS encoding linear amide C-N hydrolase — protein MKSKTLLIVGLVSFATALTARACTWFRFLNDQKHCFIGRTMEWPGDLKAEMTRVPREHDFGTFRTKHGFVGISHDGIFSDGINEHGLAASALWLGESKYPDKKSGARPIIELLPLVLGNARTVDEAISMIKENSFYGVTSNLAPELEITLHYAITDATGRSVVVEFLDGKTVVTENKVGAMTNDPNYAKQMEIWSKYDPKKFDEGTFQAFDYSPEGRFCRMAAINATQAKVPDELAAVNRAWSMVNTVDIPQGILYWRWVNDRPQFTSYSVVGDLANRVYYFRTYNNYDIRKVALQDINFADTTYKVDTLFTPPDYQAFKFQ, from the coding sequence ATGAAATCAAAAACACTCCTTATCGTTGGTTTGGTCTCCTTTGCTACTGCGCTGACTGCGCGTGCGTGCACGTGGTTCAGGTTTCTCAACGACCAGAAGCATTGCTTCATCGGACGCACAATGGAGTGGCCCGGCGACCTGAAAGCCGAGATGACCCGCGTGCCGCGCGAGCATGACTTCGGGACTTTCCGGACCAAGCATGGATTTGTCGGTATCAGTCACGATGGCATCTTTAGCGATGGCATCAACGAGCACGGCCTTGCCGCAAGCGCGCTATGGCTCGGTGAAAGCAAGTATCCGGACAAGAAATCGGGAGCGCGCCCGATCATCGAACTCCTGCCGCTCGTGCTCGGCAATGCGAGGACCGTGGACGAAGCGATTTCCATGATCAAAGAAAATTCTTTCTACGGTGTGACCTCGAACTTGGCCCCGGAATTGGAGATTACTTTGCACTACGCCATCACCGACGCGACCGGTCGTTCCGTTGTTGTTGAGTTTCTCGATGGAAAAACCGTGGTTACCGAAAACAAAGTCGGCGCGATGACCAACGATCCGAATTACGCAAAGCAGATGGAGATCTGGTCGAAATACGATCCGAAAAAATTCGACGAGGGAACATTCCAAGCCTTCGATTACTCGCCAGAGGGGCGTTTCTGCCGCATGGCGGCGATCAATGCCACACAGGCCAAGGTTCCCGACGAACTCGCTGCCGTGAATCGCGCGTGGTCGATGGTAAATACCGTCGACATCCCGCAAGGCATTCTTTACTGGCGGTGGGTCAACGACCGGCCGCAGTTCACCTCATACTCCGTGGTTGGCGACCTCGCCAACCGTGTCTACTACTTCCGCACCTACAACAATTACGACATCCGCAAAGTCGCGTTGCAGGATATCAATTTCGCCGACACTACCTACAAGGTCGATACGCTGTTCACGCCACCGGACTACCAGGCGTTCAAGTTTCAGTAG